In Haemophilus parainfluenzae, one genomic interval encodes:
- the oxyR gene encoding DNA-binding transcriptional regulator OxyR, translated as MNIRDLEYLVALSEFKHFRRAADSCNVSQPTLSGQIRKLEDELGIILLERTSRKVLFTQSGMLLVDQARTVLREVKLLKEMASNQGKEMTGPLHIGLIPTVGPYLLPYIVPTLKETFPDLEVFLYEAQTHQLLEQLETGRLDCAIVARVPETEAFIEVPIFDEKMLLAVSDQHPWASESKIAMNTLKGQEMLMLDDGHCLRNQALDYCFTAGAKEDSHFQATSLETLRNMVAANAGITFMPELAVLNEGTRAGVKYIPCHSPEPSRTIALVYRPGSPLRNRYERVASAVSEQVKSILANKK; from the coding sequence ATGAATATTCGTGATTTAGAATACTTAGTAGCCCTTTCCGAGTTTAAACATTTCCGTCGAGCGGCGGATTCTTGCAATGTTAGCCAACCCACTTTAAGTGGCCAAATCCGCAAACTCGAAGATGAGTTAGGCATTATTTTACTTGAACGTACGAGCCGTAAAGTGCTCTTCACGCAATCGGGCATGTTACTTGTCGATCAAGCTCGCACTGTATTACGCGAAGTAAAATTACTCAAAGAAATGGCTAGCAATCAAGGTAAAGAAATGACAGGTCCATTACACATTGGATTAATCCCAACCGTTGGTCCTTACCTACTTCCTTATATTGTACCAACATTGAAAGAAACTTTCCCAGATTTAGAAGTATTTCTTTACGAGGCCCAAACTCACCAACTATTAGAACAATTAGAAACTGGCCGATTAGATTGTGCGATTGTGGCTCGCGTACCCGAAACTGAAGCGTTTATCGAAGTGCCTATTTTTGATGAAAAAATGTTACTCGCTGTATCCGACCAACATCCTTGGGCTTCAGAAAGTAAAATTGCCATGAATACCTTAAAAGGGCAAGAAATGCTTATGTTGGATGATGGGCATTGCTTACGTAATCAAGCACTCGATTATTGTTTTACGGCCGGTGCTAAAGAAGACTCTCACTTCCAAGCCACTAGCCTTGAAACGTTGCGTAATATGGTGGCAGCTAATGCAGGCATCACCTTTATGCCAGAACTTGCTGTATTAAATGAAGGCACACGTGCAGGTGTAAAATATATTCCTTGCCATTCGCCAGAACCGTCTCGTACTATTGCTCTCGTTTACCGCCCAGGTTCACCATTACGTAATCGCTATGAACGCGTTGCAAGTGCGGTCAGTGAACAAGTTAAATCGATTTTAGCGAATAAAAAATAA
- the pgdx gene encoding hybrid peroxiredoxin PGdx, which yields MSNMEGKKVPQVTFRTRQGDQWVDVTTSELFDNKTVVVFSLPGAFTPTCSSSHLPRYNELAPVFKKHGVDDILVVSVNDTFVMNAWKEAEEAHNVKFIPDGNGTFTEGMGMLVGKDDLGFGKRSWRYSMLVKNGVVEKMFIEPNEPGDPFKVSDADTMLKYIAPDFQVQESIAIFTKPGCPYCAKAKQLLRDKGLSFEEIVLGQDATIVSVRAVSGRATVPQVFIGGKHIGGSDDLEKYFA from the coding sequence ATGTCTAATATGGAAGGAAAAAAAGTCCCACAAGTTACATTTCGTACTCGTCAAGGTGATCAATGGGTTGATGTGACTACATCTGAATTATTCGACAACAAAACAGTTGTTGTTTTCTCATTACCGGGTGCGTTCACGCCAACTTGTTCATCTTCTCATTTACCACGTTATAACGAGCTTGCACCAGTGTTCAAAAAACATGGTGTAGATGATATTTTAGTTGTGTCTGTAAACGATACTTTCGTTATGAATGCTTGGAAAGAAGCGGAAGAAGCACACAATGTAAAATTCATTCCAGATGGCAACGGTACTTTCACTGAAGGTATGGGCATGTTAGTTGGAAAAGATGATTTAGGTTTTGGTAAACGTTCTTGGCGCTATTCTATGCTCGTGAAAAATGGCGTAGTGGAAAAAATGTTTATTGAACCAAATGAGCCAGGCGATCCGTTTAAAGTATCAGATGCCGATACCATGTTGAAATACATTGCACCAGATTTCCAAGTGCAAGAATCAATCGCCATCTTCACAAAACCAGGCTGTCCATATTGCGCGAAAGCAAAACAACTTTTACGTGATAAAGGTTTAAGCTTTGAAGAAATCGTATTAGGTCAAGATGCAACTATCGTGAGTGTACGTGCGGTTTCTGGTCGTGCAACTGTGCCACAAGTATTCATCGGTGGTAAACACATCGGCGGTAGCGACGATTTAGAAAAATACTTTGCATAA
- a CDS encoding DUF5389 domain-containing protein, whose amino-acid sequence MKKQTMPTGFSGFAWGIAAFCLPILLWPMASLLSTAFAKNPTLSDFQIDLFSIIFWVYPFVLVLIARLLYKLHQHKPKLAVKLLLLSAVIFYIVLVSVCYIGFNA is encoded by the coding sequence ATGAAAAAACAAACTATGCCGACAGGATTTAGTGGCTTCGCTTGGGGAATCGCGGCATTTTGTTTACCCATTTTACTGTGGCCTATGGCTTCTCTTCTTTCCACTGCTTTTGCAAAAAACCCAACATTAAGCGACTTTCAGATCGATCTTTTCTCGATTATCTTTTGGGTGTATCCCTTTGTTTTGGTTTTGATTGCACGTTTACTTTATAAATTGCATCAGCACAAACCTAAACTTGCCGTAAAATTATTACTACTAAGTGCGGTCATTTTTTACATTGTTCTAGTTTCAGTCTGCTACATTGGCTTTAATGCTTAA